Below is a window of Leuconostoc gasicomitatum LMG 18811 DNA.
CGTTTCGTCTAGATTTTTCGCAATCGCAATAACAAAATCTTTTGCTGCTTCAAAATCTGAAATTGACCAAATCGTTTGATGCGTGTGGATATATCGTGAGGCAACACCTAATGCCACTGAAGGTATCCCTGTTCGTTCACTTTGGGCTGCTGCAGCATCTGTCCCACCCTTTGATACAAAATACTGGTACGGAATATGATTATCTTCTGCCGTCGACAGTAAAAATTCTTTTAAACGAAGTGGTAACACAACGGTAGGATCAAATACACGTAAAAGCGTTCCCTGATCTAGTATACCTTGACGGCCCACACTACCATTTACATCATCGGCTGCGCTGGAATCAATTGCAAAAAAAACATCCGGTTTCATTAAATTCACCGCACCATGTGCACCACGAAGGCCAACTTCTTCTTGAACATCAGCACCCATAATTAACGTGTTAGGCGTTTGAACATCCTTTAAAGCATCTAATGCCTCTAAAATAGTGACCATTCCAAAACGATTATCCCATGCTTTTGAGATGACACGTTTTTTATTTGCAGTCATAATTGTTGCCACTTCTGGTACAATAAAATCGCCTGGAAAAACACCAAATGCATGTGCTTCTGCCTGGTCTACAAACCCAGCATCAAATAAAATATCATCCACTGTTGGTAGTGTGATTTGACTATCACGTCCTCGTAACAAATGTGGCGAAACAGAGCTTGATACAATCGGATA
It encodes the following:
- the pepA gene encoding glutamyl aminopeptidase, whose translation is MNAKTWARVQKYTELQGTSGQEQTIRKAFRDELLPLVNDIKQDGLGGVFGVKNNSDLHAPRVMFAAHMDEVGFIVTNVLPNGTLKVAAVGGWNPTVISSQRFTLFTTNGAYPIVSSSVSPHLLRGRDSQITLPTVDDILFDAGFVDQAEAHAFGVFPGDFIVPEVATIMTANKKRVISKAWDNRFGMVTILEALDALKDVQTPNTLIMGADVQEEVGLRGAHGAVNLMKPDVFFAIDSSAADDVNGSVGRQGILDQGTLLRVFDPTVVLPLRLKEFLLSTAEDNHIPYQYFVSKGGTDAAAAQSERTGIPSVALGVASRYIHTHQTIWSISDFEAAKDFVIAIAKNLDETNLKTILGD